The following proteins are co-located in the Triticum aestivum cultivar Chinese Spring chromosome 1A, IWGSC CS RefSeq v2.1, whole genome shotgun sequence genome:
- the LOC123084891 gene encoding uncharacterized protein has product MVNPAEPSPAAFPSDLTKEGGAREAGGGAVEVDPTPSSAHRGRLMLLPSMLKPWGSQRRLRCVPVNRHGETIAPDTGSSSNQQYEVSERLQLDLGKVAKASGTGNPVVNKYPEVTEAVSPQPLKARPGRPRRLAMPSLVATIAASAPPQAFERKRRSIRADALKRPRFSVSLSAEEIEEDIYGLTGALPRSRPRGRPRKVQKQIDLLFPGARLSQINMESYLVPDNR; this is encoded by the exons ATGGTGAACCCGGCGGAGCCGTCGCCTGCGGCTTTCCCATCAGATCTCACCAAGGAAGGTGGCGCTAGGGAGGCGGGTGGCGGGGCCGTGGAGGTAGATCCAACGCCGTCCAGCGCCCATCGAGGGAGGCTGATGTTGCTGCCATCAATGCTCAAGCCCTGGGGGAGCCAACGACGGCTGCGGTGCGTTCCCGTCAACCGCCATGGCGAAACCATCGCCCCGGACACGGGATCCTCCTCGAATCAGCAATATGAGGTCAGCGAGAGGCTACAGCTTGACCTTGGCAAGGTGGCAAAGGCATCGGGCACCGGCAACCCCGTAGTCAACAAGTACCCTGAGGTCACCGAGGCGGTTTCTCCACAACCGTTGAAGGCACGCCCTGGCCGCCCGCGTCGCCTTGCTATGCCATCCCTCGTGGCCACGATCGCCGCGAGTGCGCCGCCACAGGCGTTCGAGCGCAAGCGGCGGTCGATCCGCGCGGATGCGCTCAAGAGGCCACGATTCTCTGTATCACTCTCCGCGGAGGAGATTGAGGAAGACATCTACGGCCTCACCGGTGCACTCCCGCGTAGCCGCCCTCGCGGTCGGCCCCGCAAAGTGCAAAAGCAGATCGAC CTGCTATTTCCCGGCGCGCGGTTATCGCAGATCAACATGGAGTCCTACCTGGTGCCGGACAATCGCTGA